The Saccharomyces paradoxus chromosome VIII, complete sequence genome has a window encoding:
- the RTT107 gene encoding Rtt107p (Protein implicated in Mms22-dependent DNA repair during S phase~similar to YHR154W) — protein sequence MSTSFLFEKLNFLILVASEDELPIAHSTRELLMDNSCNNCQIYALYNEDLGETQTDRGWFMDKFGPQTVHFVISNTIKFPFYKAVFFDLLIPVISHTWVQDSVKTKRHLRTNMYSPNPFHLLRDCQVYISKSSFNKCEYILYSDLLHLLGGTSVNYISNRTTHVIVQSPQDPIIETVNKLTFGSFSSSSTNKHTEKPLREWKFVYPTWLLYHFKMAEPLTGELATLCELDMQDTSDEQLFAKWEEVIGDKQTSSSQLTLHPNKTLFKNHHFVISPDLNFFTPLYWFLKGFIENLDGKVTPLSFSDDLNSVYEASPDIDCYIGHSSNSPILEKAESIKPEVHVGNVSWLFYMFALQQFIPVSQCKLIHQPFHAKLFTSKELTVAYTNYFGAQRFYIQRLVEILGGLSTPELTKKNTHLITKNTIGKKFKVAKKWSLDPQNAVIVTNHMWLEQCYMNNSKLNPKDSRYQNFKLDDNMRWNIGQTGMVHSSLPTSKILSMAAVNKQSISRNLSPIKDQTGDDTNILPRKDDTPTSSFVNSIDEKIDKLQKISREVAVAHPANLERDSDSRPSTVNSPSTDNATVNSQKRDSNSDISVKTKEVENPIAEHDATKSEEMREQSHKNDIDYKKEEEETISQIQLGQRIKEESEHSKKNEKKGLTNKCYTEIDEIIKEKQEDEDAGKPNSMEDANCQKETDKFSHLFEGLSDNNDGIDENKSAVNSGYTTPKTSQINVKSGIDTPITTQTQAFTPSSSNSRLAKTQAAKRLHTDIESLNEFQKNFKRKRIDTEEVLLPQEVEKSNSNKQLTVKAEKILSRFNELPNYDLKAVCTGCFHDGFNEVDIEILSQLGIKIFDNINETERLNCIFAPKILRTEKFLKSLSFEPLKFALQPEFIIDLLKLIHSKKEKPFQINLNLFDYEINGIDESIISKTKLRTKVFERANIGCINLVNDIPGGVDTIGSVLKAHGIKKINVLRSKKCTFEDIMPNDVFKQGHGGIFKYVLIVTKASQVKKFTKLINDHDKNATILIVEWNWCVESIFHLNVDFTAKKNVLYQKKK from the coding sequence ATGAGCACGTCATTTCTGTTTGAAAAGCTgaattttctgattttgGTGGCATCAGAGGATGAGCTTCCCATCGCTCACTCTACTAGAGAGCTATTGATGGATAATTCATGTAATAATTGTCAAATATACGCGCTTTATAACGAAGATCTGGGGGAGACCCAGACAGATAGAGGTTGGTTCATGGACAAATTCGGCCCGCAAACGGTTCATTTTGTCATTAGTAATACAATcaagtttcctttttataAGGCGGTTTTTTTCGATCTTTTGATCCCGGTCATATCACATACTTGGGTCCAGGATTCAGTGAAGACCAAGAGACATTTGAGAACAAATATGTATTCACCTAACCCATTTCATTTGCTCCGAGACTGTCAAGTATACATTTCTAAGAGCTCGTTCAATAAATGTGAATACATCTTGTACTCCGACTTGCTTCATTTATTAGGTGGCACTTCAGTCAATTACATCTCAAACAGAACGACGCATGTGATTGTCCAAAGTCCCCAAGACCCAATTATAGAAACAGTCAATAAATTGACTTTTGgctctttctcttcttcatcgaCCAACAAGCACACAGAAAAGCCTTTAAGAGAATGGAAATTTGTCTACCCAACATGGTTATTATATCATTTCAAAATGGCAGAGCCCTTAACAGGAGAACTTGCTACTTTGTGTGAGCTTGATATGCAGGATACCAGTGACGAGCAGCTTTTCGCTAAATGGGAAGAAGTTATTGGTGATAAGCAGACATCGTCCTCGCAGCTTACTCTCCATCCAAACAAAACGTTATTCAAAAATCACCACTTTGTTATTTCACCAGATTTAAACTTCTTCACACCTTTATATTGGTTTCTAAAAGGATTTATCGAAAATTTGGATGGTAAAGTAACTCCATTGAGTTTTTCTGACGATCTGAATTCTGTTTACGAAGCTTCTCCTGATATTGACTGTTATATTGGCCACTCTTCCAATTCACCAATACTAGAGAAAGCCGAAAGCATTAAACCGGAAGTTCATGTTGGAAATGTAAGTTGGTTGTTCTATATGTTTGCGCTTCAACAATTTATACCTGTATCGCAATGTAAACTTATTCACCAACCATTTCATGCGAAATTATTTACTTCTAAAGAATTAACAGTCGCTTACACTAATTATTTCGGCGCTCAAAGGTTTTATATTCAGAGATTAGTGGAAATTTTAGGAGGACTTAGTACACCTGAActaacaaagaaaaacacaCACCTGATAACAAAGAAtacaattggaaaaaagttcaaagtCGCAAAGAAATGGTCACTGGACCCACAAAACGCCGTCATTGTTACAAATCATATGTGGTTAGAACAATGTTATATGAACAATTCTAAGCTAAATCCTAAAGACAGTagatatcaaaattttaaattaGATGACAACATGAGATGGAATATTGGTCAAACAGGAATGGTCCATTCATCTCTCCCAACTTCAAAAATCCTATCGATGGCAGCCGTCAATAAGCAATCCATATCAAGGAATTTATCCCCTATAAAAGACCAAACTGGGGATGACACTAATATACTACCAAGAAAAGATGACACGCCCACCAGTAGTTTTGTGAACtcaattgatgaaaaaatcgataaattacaaaaaatttcgagGGAAGTGGCTGTAGCTCATCCTGCAAATTTGGAACGGGACTCTGATTCCAGACCTTCAACAGTAAATTCTCCATCAACTGACAATGCAACGGTCAATTCGCAAAAAAGAGACTCAAACTCTGATATTAGTGTGAAAACAAAGGAGGTTGAAAATCCCATCGCAGAGCATGATGCCACTAAGAGCGAAGAAATGAGGGAGCAGTCACATAAGAATGACATCGATtataagaaagaagaagaggagaCAATATCTCAAATTCAGCTCGGACAGCGAATCAAAGAAGAGAGTGAGCattcgaagaaaaatgaaaagaagggaTTAACGAATAAATGTTACACCGAAATAGATGAGAtcataaaagaaaagcaagaagacgaagatgCAGGAAAGCCGAATTCAATGGAAGATGCCAATTgtcaaaaagaaactgatAAATTCTCTCATTTGTTTGAAGGATTATctgataataatgatggCATTGATGAGAACAAATCGGCCGTTAATTCCGGGTATACGACACCAAAAACATCTCAAATAAATGTTAAGAGTGGCATTGATACTCCAATTACTACGCAAACGCAAGCTTTCACACCTTCAAGTAGCAATTCAAGGTTGGCAAAGACACAAGCTGCCAAGAGATTGCATACAGATATTGAATCATTAAATGAGTTTCagaaaaactttaaaaggaaaagaatcGATACCGAGGAGGTTTTATTGCCtcaagaagttgaaaaatcaaatagCAACAAACAATTGACTGTTAAAGCGGAAAAGATATTAAGCAGGTTTAATGAATTACCTAATTATGACCTAAAAGCGGTTTGCACCGGTTGTTTCCATGATGGGTTTAATGAAGTTGACATAGAAATTTTAAGCCAATTAGGTATAAAGATTTTTGACAATATTAATGAAACGGAAAGGCTGAATTGCATTTTTGCTCCAAAGATTTTGAGAACCgagaaatttttaaaaagcTTGAGTTTTGAACCATTGAAGTTTGCATTACAACCTGAATTTATCATCGATCTACTGAAACTAATCCACtctaaaaaggaaaagccCTTTCAAATAAATTTAAACTTATTTGATTACGAGATTAATGGAATTGATGAGAGTATAATATCAAAGACCAAACTGCGTACTAAGGTGTTCGAGAGAGCGAACATTGGATGTATTAACTTAGTGAATGATATACCGGGTGGTGTGGATACAATAGGTTCTGTTCTAAAAGCGCAtggaattaaaaaaatcaacgTTTTACGCAGTAAGAAATGTACTTTTGAAGACATAATGCCTAATGATGTTTTCAAGCAAGGACATGGAGGCATTTTTAAATACGTACTTATCGTCACTAAAGCTTCCCAGgttaaaaaatttactaAATTAATAAACGATCATGATAAGAACGCAACAATTTTGATTGTTGAATGGAATTGGTGTGTTGAATCCATTTTTCATCTCAATGTTGACTTTacagcaaagaaaaatgttttataccaaaagaaaaaataa